A genomic stretch from Lathyrus oleraceus cultivar Zhongwan6 chromosome 2, CAAS_Psat_ZW6_1.0, whole genome shotgun sequence includes:
- the LOC127122682 gene encoding uncharacterized mitochondrial protein AtMg00810-like, whose translation MHQPLGFKDPNLPHHVCRLRKSLYGLKQAPRAWYKRFADYVYSIRFSQSKSDNSLFIYRKDTHMAYLLLYVDDIILTTSSDNLRQSIISRLSSEFAMKDLGPLNYFLGIAVTRHDGGLFLSQKKYADEILERAGMSSCKSCPTPIDTKLKLSAKTSTPYEDPSLYRSLSGALQYLTFTRPDITYAVQQICLFMHDPMDDHMHSLRCILRYILGTSHYGLHLYPSSTTSLVSYIDANWGGCPDTRCSTSGYCVFLGDNLLSWSSKCQPTLSRSSAEAEYRGAANVVYESCWLHNLLLKLHCPIHKAIMVYCDNISAIYLSGNPVQHQRTKHIEMDIHFVREKVARG comes from the coding sequence ATGCATCAACCTTTGGGCTTTAAGGATCCAAATCTTCCTCATCATGTCTGCCGTCTGCGAAAATCTTTGTATGGGCTCAAGCAAGCTCCAAGAGCGTGGTACAAACGATTTGCAGATTATGTATATTCTATCAGATTCTCTCAAAGCAAGTCAGACAACTCTCTTTTCATCTACCGGAAAGATACACACATGGCCTATCTTCTTCTTTATGTGGACGACATCATTCTCACTACGTCTTCTGATAATCTTCGCCAGTCTATAATATCACGACTCAGCTCTGAATTTGCTATGAAAGACTTGGGACCACTAAATTATTTTTTGGGTATTGCAGTTACTCGACATGATGGTGGTCTGTTCTTATCTCAAAAAAAGTATGCAGATGAAATTCTTGAGCGAGCAGGTATGTCATCATGCAAATCATGTCCCACTCCGATTGACACTAAACTGAAGCTTAGCGCCAAGACTAGCACTCCCTATGAAGACCCATCATTATACCGTAGCCTTTCCGGTGCTCTCCAATACCTCACTTTCACGAGACCCGACATCACATATGCGGTACAACAGATATGTCTTTTTATGCATGACCCCATGGACGATCACATGCACTCTCTTCGATGCATTTTGCGTTACATTCTGGGAACCAGTCACTATGGTTTACATCTCTATCCATCATCCACTACATCGTTGGTCTCTTACATAGATGCTAATTGGGGAGGATGTCCCGACACTAGATGCTCTACCTCAGGATATTGTGTTTTTCTTGGAGACAACTTACTATCATGGTCGTCCAAATGTCAACCCACATTGTCTCGATCCAGTGCTGAAGCTGAATATCGTGGAGCTGCCAATGTCGTCTATGAGTCATGTTGGTTACATAACCTACTTCTCAAACTACATTGTCCGATACACAAAGCTATTATGGTGTACTGTGACAACATTAGTGCCATATATCTTTCTGGTAATCCTGTTCAACATCAACGTACAAAACACATTGAGATGGATATTCACTTTGTACGTGAAAAAGTAGCTCGTGGATAG